In the Desulfurispira natronophila genome, CACCGGCAACATGAGTATCAGCGAGACAATGCGTATGACAACGCCGGTGGTAATCAGCATGGTGCGGCGGGCCCGGGCCAGCACCCCCTGCAGGGTTCCGCGCATGGAAGTAAACAGCGACAGGGGCACCAGGCATATCAGCGTCTGCAGGGCATAGCCCGCAATAACGTCGCTGACACCAAAGATTTCAAGAAAGAGAAAGGCGGCCAGCCCCGTGTGCACCACCAGAAATACAAGCAGCGCGATAAAGGCCCCCAGCAGGGCCGAAAAAACCAGCATGCGGTGCAGGCTCTGCCGCCCGCGTATGGAGCTGGAGGCGATGTGGGAGTTGGCGTAGCTCAGGGAGCCGATAAAGAGGTAGAGGGTAATGCCCAGGCCAAAGCCGGCCAGCACCTCGACCTGATTATCGAGGCGGGCCAGAAAAGCGTTTATGAGCGTGTGGCTGATACTCATAAACTGCGTGGTAAACAGCAGTGGCAGGGAAAAGAGAATTATCTCCCGGTACGACACCAGCGGTCGCGGGGAAAGGTCGGGGGAACTCATATCAGCGGTAGCGCCAGCTCGTCCCGCCCTTGCCGTCCTGGATTTCTACTCCGTTTTCCAGCAGCACCTCGCGAATGCGATCCGCTTCGGCAAAGTCCCGGTTTTTGCGCGCCGCCGTCCGCTGCTCAATAAGACTTTCGATCTCGGCTGCCTCCAGTGTAGAGGTGCGGTGTCGGGCAAACCACTGGGATGGCCGAGACTGAAAGATCCCAAGCACCTGCCCCAGCCGGGTAAAGTGCTGAAATATGGAGCCCGCCCAGGGCTGCAGCTCCACCTGCAAACGGTTGATGGCGTGCATAGACTCAAAGAGAGCCGCTATGGCAAGGGCACTGTTAAAGTCGTCATCCATGGCAGCGCAGAAGTCCGTCTCCAGCTGCTGCAGCACCTTCGCCAGCTCAGTCAGCATGTGGCTGCTCTCAACCGGCGCGCCCTCAAAGGGCTCCAGGAAGCGATAGAACTTTTCCAGCGCCTGTCGGGCCATGTCCAGGTTCGCGTCGCAGAAGTCAATAGGGCTGCGATAGTGGGTCTGAGCCAGAAACAGGCGCACCACCTCCGCATCGTAGTGCTGCAAAATCTCCTTTATTGTAAAGAAGTTCCCCAGCGACTTGGACATCTTCTCATCGTTAATATTCACAAAGCCATTGTGCATCCAGTAGCGCACTGGCGCGCAGCCATAGCCGGCACATGACTGGGCAATTTCATTTTCGTGGTGGGGGAAAATCAGATCCTTGCCGCCACCGTGAATGTCAAAAGATTCTCCCAGGTGCTCGTGACCCATGGCCGAACACTCAATGTGCCAACCTGGCCGTCCACGACCAAAGGGAGCCTCCCAGGAAGGTTCACCCTCTCGCTCGCCCTTCCACAGCACAAAGTCCAAGGGGTCTTCCTTGTGCGGATTCACCTCAACGCGGGAGCCACTCTGCAGATCCTCGATTGACTTACCACTGAGCTGCCCATACTCGGCAAAACGGCGCACCCGAAAGAACACATCGCTGCCACCCTGGTAGGCATAGCCCTTTTCCAGCAGAAAGTTGATCAGAACAACCATGTGGTCAATATGCTCCGTCGCCTTGGGAGCAATGGTGGGCGGATCGACAAAGAGCGCCGCCATGTCCTGGTCGTGCTCGGCAATAAAGCGCTCAGCCAGCTCCTGCCAGTGGACATTTTGCTCCTTGGCCCGGTTGATAATCTTGTCATCAATATCCGTGTAGTTTTTGACAAAAGTAACCTGGTAACCGCGATAGGCAAAGTAGCGGCGCACAATATCAAAGGCCACCGCGCTGCGGGCATGGCCGATATGGCAATGGTCGTAGGTGGTGACACCACAGACATATATACTGACTGCGCCGGGGCGCAGGGGTTCAAAAGTTTCCTTCTTGCCGGAAAGAGTATTGTAAAGACGAATCATAGTAGCTCCTGCAAAACTAGGGTCACAATAACTTACTCAGTAAACAGTTACCAAGAATGATGAATTCGATTGCATGGAGTATTGCTTACCGTATTAATGATAATTTTTTATAAAGAGCGCACTTTACCATGGATTACCAAGCAGTGCCAGCCACGCGGGGTAATCCATTTCGTAAACCACGCATTGAGATTGCGTTTATACCAGGAAAAGTCATTTATGGAGTCAACGAAAATCCAAGCCGAATAATCTTTAGGACCGGATCAGGGAGCTGTACACCGAAGTACAACGGCGGTCATCGTCCGCGAACAGCTTTACACTTTGTATATTGAGTATTTCAATATACCAGTTGGGCTTGATGCGCCCGAAATCTACACGAACGTTTGATTTTAGTGCCCTTTTGAAGTCAAGAATCTTTGTTTTGCCATTTTCTCGGACAAACAAAACCCAATGCCAAAATGGCTTACCTTGCTCTATGTGCCATTTACCTGCCAGAAGGGCCTTGTCTGGTAGCTCTTCCCACGATTTGAATGGAGTTTCATTAGGAGAGACGGAGATGCCAGATTCTTGCAAAAGCGTTCGGACATACTCAGTATCGGACCATAGCGATGCGTCTGACGTATGTATACCAAGGGCGCTGGCTTTCATTTGGGCCTCAGCATAGCTCAGATCTGCCAGCGCAGCGAATGCCGCGATGCCACAACCTGTCACTTTCTCTTGAACGACAACGTCCATATCTTCACCAATTAATGCTGCAAACACGCACAGCTTTTGAGACGCAGGGATCGTCGAGAAAACCCGGGAAGGAATAGATTTGGCTGCACATCCTCCGAGCGTTCTCAGTAGCTCTGCGAGATAAAGCTGAGTTTACTGAGTTGGTTACTCCCACAGTCTGAATGTCTCCCCCCATCATTCGCGTTAAATTGCGTTTATTCACGGTGTCTCACTGCTTTCCCCATTGACGAAAAAAAGCCCGCTGCAAGGCAACGGGCATATAGAAGAGGGCGAGAAAGTGAAGGTCAGGCATTTTTCTTGAAAAAGTCCTTCGACTTGTCCACATCCGGTACAATAGTCGCATCACCGGGAGTCCAGCCAGCCGGGCAAACTTCGCCGTGCTGCTTGGTGAATTGAAGAGCATCAATGCTGCGCAAGATTTCATCTACATTGCGTCCAATTCCCAGGTCGTGAACCAGCTCGTATTGAACCACTCCCTCCGGATCAATAATGTAGGTCGCGCGCAGGGCCATGCCACCAGGGAGCAGTACGCCGTAGTCCTGACTGATTTGTTTGGTGAAGTCGGCGATCAGGGGGTAGTTGATTTTTCCCAGGCCGCCTTCATTGCGGGGCTGCTGCTGCCACGCCAGGTGTGAAAACTTGCTATCCGTGGAGACACCCAACACATCGACGCCACGCTTTTTAAACTCGTCAATGGCATCTGATATAGCTGTGATCTCGGTGGGGCAGACAAAGGTGAAGTCCAGCGGGTAGAAAAAGAGCATTACCCACTTGCCGCGGTGGTCTTCCAAGTTTACATTGACAAAATCCATATCGAAAACAGCTTCTGCGTGGAATAGTGGTGCTTGTTGAGATACGAGACTCATAATATCCTCCCTTGGTCTATGTTGCTAGAAATAATAATTGTTATCGTTAACATTGTCAATGCTTTTTTGATATATTTTTAATGTTTTTATTTTTCCCTAATAAGACAGCCTGTCACTCTCATCCCGACTCGTTCTCGAAACCCTGGTGCTCCTGCAGTAAGATGTTATCTGGGCTGCTGTGAATAGTTGCAATAGAGCTTTGTTTCCATGAAAAACGTTTGAGGTCAGCGCGCTTGACAGTCGCTGCGTTCATGGCATACTTGCCTGAATCTTCATGCCATGCGGGAGGGATTGTTTATGGGCAAGACGTTAAAATATGATGATGGGCGGTACGCCAAAATTCTGTTTGAGTCAGGTGACAAGATACAGATATCGGTGGTTAAGACTGGTGTGCAAATCCATACACTGCGTTTGTTTGCCCTGGTGCCGGATAAGCTGCTCGGTCATTGGGGCGGTGATGACTTTATGCACTTTGTAGAGCTTTTTGCTCCTGGCCAGCCCAAGCATCTGATTTTCCAGGAAGCGGTAAATACGTTGAAAACCTTCGGTAGTCCCAAGGAGGTCGCTGAGTATATTGAGCAGAACCAGATACCAGTATCGGAAGAAGATGCCGGAACTACCTGAAGTCCAGACGCTGGTTGATGACCTGCGGGCCAGCAGTCTGATTGGTCAAACGATCAAAGACGTTCAGGTGCGGTGGCCGCGCATTGTTGCCGAACCGACTCTGGAGCTATTTTGTCGCCAGCTTGCTGGTCAAAGAGTAAGCGATATTCAGCGCCGCGCCAAATATCTCGTTTTCAGTCTTGGCAGCGGGCAATCGCTTCTAGTGCATTTGCGTATGACCGGAAAGTTTGCCTTTGCCTCCCCCAAAGACGCTTTGGAAGCTCATCACCACGTATTGTTGACGTTTGGCGACGAGCGTCAGTTGCGCTACCATGATACGC is a window encoding:
- a CDS encoding peroxiredoxin, which codes for MSLVSQQAPLFHAEAVFDMDFVNVNLEDHRGKWVMLFFYPLDFTFVCPTEITAISDAIDEFKKRGVDVLGVSTDSKFSHLAWQQQPRNEGGLGKINYPLIADFTKQISQDYGVLLPGGMALRATYIIDPEGVVQYELVHDLGIGRNVDEILRSIDALQFTKQHGEVCPAGWTPGDATIVPDVDKSKDFFKKNA
- the cysS gene encoding cysteine--tRNA ligase, giving the protein MIRLYNTLSGKKETFEPLRPGAVSIYVCGVTTYDHCHIGHARSAVAFDIVRRYFAYRGYQVTFVKNYTDIDDKIINRAKEQNVHWQELAERFIAEHDQDMAALFVDPPTIAPKATEHIDHMVVLINFLLEKGYAYQGGSDVFFRVRRFAEYGQLSGKSIEDLQSGSRVEVNPHKEDPLDFVLWKGEREGEPSWEAPFGRGRPGWHIECSAMGHEHLGESFDIHGGGKDLIFPHHENEIAQSCAGYGCAPVRYWMHNGFVNINDEKMSKSLGNFFTIKEILQHYDAEVVRLFLAQTHYRSPIDFCDANLDMARQALEKFYRFLEPFEGAPVESSHMLTELAKVLQQLETDFCAAMDDDFNSALAIAALFESMHAINRLQVELQPWAGSIFQHFTRLGQVLGIFQSRPSQWFARHRTSTLEAAEIESLIEQRTAARKNRDFAEADRIREVLLENGVEIQDGKGGTSWRYR